Proteins co-encoded in one Candidatus Microthrix subdominans genomic window:
- a CDS encoding phage tail tape measure protein, producing MATDTAGAVDVTVLPDGKGFSPALRTLLTKAEQTHKAEIQIEPELARGFKSRLGKMVAAQNSLVDAEVTFSPELAKRSAQMLTADAKALNARIKPVLTFDVELQRGASQELKSAGMLAGQKAKPSLTFDVDLQAGAAQELKTAAVLASKKSKPSLAFDVDLQTGSAAELKAEARALSQRLSGSVPIKFDVALVSGAATQLKTQVKALATRLSGDTAVKFDVGIASGSVAPLRAEAKAFAARVNPVGKLFFVPTLQPGSAGQLRAKAVALGQQVDVPLGAEMRTGAVPLAKAKAQAAARAGKAVDVPLDADSPALAVKLKTIAASLSNKFSIDMNLRADTTQLAASMGAASAGGSGGLMMGALAGGAAVGLPAIASAGLFGASAKKSADFTEALADLKGTAGATDAQMKLLEAQALDLGASTAFSASEVVTAQIELIKAGVGLGDVLGGAVPGALGLAGAGALDLGVAAEITSNQLNAFGLKGKDATFAADVLAAGANKSSTDVEGLGLGLSQSALGANSFGISMEETVGALSMFSQQSLEGSDAGTSFKTMLQRLVPATRKQGEQAERLGLSFFDSKGEFIGLAESAQAMQDAFGDLTPEMRAAEMQAWFGTDAIRAANILYNEGAEGVNKWTDAVADSGYATELAKTKLDNIKGDLEQLGGEFETAALIAGGAAMPELRGEH from the coding sequence ATGGCCACTGACACCGCAGGCGCAGTAGACGTAACCGTCCTCCCTGATGGGAAGGGTTTCTCGCCGGCGCTGCGCACCCTGCTGACCAAAGCTGAGCAAACCCACAAAGCTGAGATTCAGATTGAGCCTGAGTTGGCACGGGGGTTCAAGTCTCGGCTCGGGAAGATGGTCGCAGCTCAGAACTCGCTCGTTGATGCTGAGGTGACATTCTCACCGGAGCTAGCGAAGCGGTCGGCGCAGATGCTCACGGCTGACGCTAAAGCGCTGAATGCTCGGATCAAACCTGTCCTGACGTTTGATGTGGAGCTGCAGCGTGGCGCATCTCAGGAACTCAAGTCGGCCGGGATGCTCGCCGGCCAGAAAGCGAAACCGTCGCTGACGTTTGATGTTGACTTGCAGGCAGGCGCAGCTCAGGAACTTAAAACCGCAGCCGTTCTGGCGAGCAAGAAGTCAAAGCCGTCGCTGGCGTTCGACGTTGATCTGCAGACCGGGTCAGCAGCTGAGCTGAAAGCTGAGGCTCGGGCGTTATCTCAGCGGCTCTCTGGATCGGTGCCAATCAAGTTTGATGTGGCGCTCGTGTCCGGTGCGGCCACTCAGCTGAAGACGCAGGTGAAAGCGCTCGCCACCCGGCTGTCCGGTGATACTGCGGTCAAGTTCGATGTTGGGATCGCGTCGGGTTCGGTTGCCCCGCTTCGTGCTGAGGCGAAAGCGTTCGCTGCCCGAGTGAACCCGGTAGGGAAGCTGTTCTTCGTTCCCACCCTGCAGCCCGGGTCAGCCGGGCAGCTGCGCGCTAAAGCGGTTGCGCTAGGGCAGCAAGTGGACGTGCCTCTCGGCGCTGAGATGCGCACTGGGGCGGTCCCGCTAGCGAAAGCCAAAGCGCAAGCAGCAGCGCGGGCAGGGAAAGCGGTCGATGTTCCGCTCGACGCTGACTCGCCGGCGCTGGCCGTGAAACTCAAGACCATCGCTGCGTCGCTCTCCAACAAGTTCAGCATCGACATGAATCTGCGAGCTGACACGACGCAGCTCGCAGCGAGCATGGGCGCAGCGTCTGCGGGTGGTAGTGGCGGGCTGATGATGGGGGCGCTGGCCGGGGGTGCAGCTGTTGGGCTCCCAGCGATCGCGTCAGCGGGGCTGTTTGGTGCGAGCGCCAAGAAGTCCGCAGACTTCACTGAGGCTCTCGCAGACTTGAAGGGAACCGCCGGAGCCACCGACGCCCAAATGAAACTCCTCGAGGCGCAGGCCCTCGACTTGGGCGCCTCAACAGCGTTCTCAGCGTCTGAGGTGGTCACTGCTCAAATCGAGCTGATCAAGGCTGGTGTGGGGCTCGGAGATGTGCTCGGCGGTGCGGTGCCGGGGGCGCTCGGGTTGGCCGGCGCTGGGGCGTTGGACTTGGGCGTCGCTGCGGAGATCACCTCCAACCAGTTGAACGCGTTCGGGTTGAAAGGCAAGGACGCCACGTTCGCAGCTGACGTGCTCGCTGCTGGCGCAAACAAGTCGTCCACCGACGTTGAAGGCCTTGGTCTCGGCCTTTCCCAGTCGGCGCTAGGGGCGAACTCGTTTGGCATCTCGATGGAGGAAACAGTTGGCGCCCTGTCCATGTTCTCCCAGCAGAGCCTCGAAGGTTCAGACGCTGGCACTTCGTTTAAGACGATGCTGCAGCGCCTCGTTCCCGCCACACGCAAGCAGGGCGAGCAAGCAGAGCGGCTAGGTCTCTCGTTCTTCGACTCGAAGGGCGAGTTCATCGGTTTGGCCGAGTCTGCGCAGGCGATGCAAGACGCTTTCGGTGACCTAACGCCCGAGATGCGAGCAGCGGAGATGCAGGCCTGGTTTGGCACCGACGCTATCCGCGCAGCAAACATCCTCTACAACGAAGGCGCGGAGGGCGTCAACAAGTGGACCGACGCTGTTGCTGATTCTGGGTACGCGACAGAGCTAGCCAAAACCAAGCTGGACAACATCAAGGGTGACCTTGAGCAGCTCGGCGGCGAGTTCGAGACCGCTGCGCTTATCGCCGGCGGAGCAGCCATGCCCGAGCTCCGAGGCGAGCATTAA
- a CDS encoding IPT/TIG domain-containing protein gives MPPTPPPTITKLIPTSGPDTGGTLVDIIGTDLTGATAVDFGGTAGTGLTVDPSGSLATVTSPAHTAGPAPVTITTPAGTSAAETFTFEAPPVVTVPVIYGAYPLYLCADAADSQQVLIPVIFPITDVVSAEVGGVDVGVVGVLDVGGVGFVVMGAPVLPPGTYDLVLTNSAGSSDPYPIEYLDCEGCPPDPTVVAVFPGAARPGATIQIVGTNLTGATVTMCGDPVAIVSNDGNIITVVVPPGCPDGPATITVTTPDGETTVEFTVLPPEPVPPADVSPRSWQIAQALLDAAFLCGAECARAFVTTDATPEGPPPGGCPCQLTATIVKDGYKTADGRRLVRSATIKLSLHQCTPIPQADEIPDPDTESDYALRQAETRDQMLRGLATARRQPSSVLGRCQTKQASEGWVHVSTTGGMSLYTMEVTVD, from the coding sequence GTGCCACCGACCCCACCGCCGACGATCACCAAGCTGATCCCCACGTCTGGCCCCGACACGGGCGGCACGCTCGTCGATATCATCGGCACCGACCTGACCGGCGCTACCGCCGTGGACTTCGGCGGCACGGCAGGCACCGGGCTGACCGTGGACCCGTCCGGCAGCCTCGCCACGGTCACCAGCCCGGCACACACCGCAGGCCCCGCCCCCGTCACGATCACCACCCCCGCAGGCACCAGCGCCGCTGAGACGTTCACGTTCGAGGCGCCGCCGGTTGTCACCGTGCCGGTCATTTACGGAGCGTACCCGTTATACCTCTGTGCCGACGCCGCCGACAGCCAGCAGGTGCTGATCCCCGTCATCTTCCCGATCACTGACGTGGTTAGCGCCGAGGTAGGCGGAGTGGACGTCGGGGTCGTTGGGGTGCTCGACGTCGGCGGAGTTGGCTTCGTGGTTATGGGTGCGCCAGTCCTGCCGCCCGGCACCTACGACCTGGTCCTCACGAACAGCGCCGGGTCGTCTGACCCGTACCCGATCGAATACCTCGACTGCGAGGGCTGCCCGCCCGACCCGACCGTCGTCGCAGTGTTCCCCGGCGCCGCCCGCCCCGGTGCCACCATCCAGATCGTCGGCACCAACCTGACCGGCGCCACCGTCACCATGTGCGGCGATCCTGTCGCCATCGTCAGCAACGACGGCAACATCATCACCGTTGTCGTACCTCCCGGCTGCCCCGACGGGCCAGCCACTATCACGGTCACCACACCAGACGGCGAGACGACCGTCGAGTTCACGGTGTTGCCCCCTGAGCCCGTCCCGCCAGCTGACGTGTCACCACGCTCGTGGCAGATTGCCCAAGCGCTCCTCGACGCTGCGTTCCTGTGCGGCGCAGAGTGCGCCCGTGCGTTCGTTACCACAGACGCCACGCCTGAAGGGCCACCGCCCGGGGGGTGCCCGTGCCAGCTCACAGCCACCATCGTCAAAGACGGCTACAAGACTGCGGACGGTCGGCGGCTCGTGCGCTCAGCAACCATTAAGCTGTCGCTCCACCAGTGCACCCCCATCCCCCAAGCAGACGAGATCCCCGACCCTGACACCGAATCGGATTACGCGCTCCGCCAAGCCGAGACTCGGGATCAGATGCTGCGAGGCCTCGCCACAGCGCGCCGGCAGCCGTCGTCGGTGCTTGGCCGGTGCCAAACCAAACAGGCGTCCGAGGGGTGGGTTCACGTTTCCACGACGGGCGGGATGAGTCTCTACACCATGGAAGTCACCGTAGACTGA
- a CDS encoding major capsid protein: protein MKTLKELLDLVAAGDTNDLTAENRSLLLAHFEARREAAGDSPTAEDADLLDQILDAVEAINTQLSNDESAAAESDESADGGEQDSSTETDDSDEQDGDEGDEPAGEQDSTSEPDSEGEQDSTSSDEPASDEPASDSAEEGNPPELGDLADVDDRAADLVAAAAKQTDRTDARRRARLTRTRSNGAAPTATTPTALPPFVSLGVSTVAPAGSPVDAEQAGQLMRDAVMASRAQPAGTRTPVLRLDLGDKLAVAPKNGSEESYAEALQASLGIATKQFSEQATLQASGGPCAPPELDYTRTLIGGGDAGQFAASHPGVMTRRPRAFYRPEIVDVSAAGLPKPGVGIVTASQDEAGYGDPDADPTSTVPVGGVPFKSPVIVDCPPEPVSCEMSEIYQAVQSGRFIDLSFPEQVAHVRKKTAIYHAFARDRAFSDAYIAAGTNLNGGAALFGVSRDTLSKIRYLIASVRSNRGDQSLPFHVWGPAWFKNPVATDIAKSFTGATDLGPNTSAAIGRLAQDEGIQIDTYSHNIGATINGSPSVLPNAALLADNSALPTWPTQARLIIAPVGAITRNTAGELSFGVESLGMATNDSLTFGAIFEAPCVVDPSAIFTLDVPVAELGGTGAMVDAS from the coding sequence ATGAAGACCCTCAAGGAACTGCTCGATCTCGTCGCCGCTGGTGACACCAACGATCTGACCGCTGAGAATCGGTCGTTGCTCCTCGCCCACTTCGAGGCCCGCCGAGAAGCTGCTGGCGACTCTCCGACCGCTGAGGACGCCGACTTGCTCGACCAGATCCTCGACGCGGTGGAGGCCATCAACACCCAGCTGAGCAACGACGAGAGCGCCGCCGCAGAGAGCGACGAGAGCGCCGACGGTGGGGAGCAGGACAGCTCCACGGAGACCGACGACAGCGACGAGCAGGACGGCGACGAGGGCGACGAGCCCGCCGGCGAGCAGGACAGCACCTCCGAGCCCGACTCTGAGGGCGAGCAGGACAGCACCTCGAGCGACGAGCCCGCCAGCGACGAGCCCGCCAGCGACAGCGCCGAGGAGGGCAACCCGCCCGAGCTGGGAGACCTCGCAGACGTGGACGACCGAGCCGCCGACCTGGTTGCTGCAGCCGCCAAGCAGACGGACCGCACCGACGCCCGCCGTCGTGCCCGCCTCACCCGCACCCGCTCCAATGGCGCCGCACCCACTGCCACCACGCCCACCGCTCTGCCCCCGTTCGTGTCGCTCGGCGTCTCCACGGTGGCCCCCGCCGGCTCCCCCGTTGACGCCGAGCAGGCCGGCCAGCTGATGCGAGACGCCGTGATGGCATCCCGAGCGCAGCCCGCCGGCACCCGCACCCCCGTTCTCCGGCTCGACCTTGGCGACAAGCTTGCGGTGGCACCCAAGAACGGGTCGGAGGAGTCCTACGCTGAGGCGCTGCAGGCGTCCCTCGGGATTGCCACCAAGCAGTTCAGCGAGCAGGCCACCCTCCAGGCCTCCGGCGGGCCGTGCGCTCCGCCCGAGCTGGACTACACCCGCACCCTCATTGGCGGCGGAGACGCCGGCCAGTTTGCTGCCAGCCACCCGGGCGTGATGACCCGCCGGCCCCGTGCGTTCTACCGGCCAGAGATCGTCGACGTGTCCGCAGCTGGGCTCCCCAAGCCTGGTGTTGGCATCGTGACCGCATCCCAGGACGAGGCCGGCTACGGCGACCCCGACGCCGACCCCACCTCGACTGTCCCCGTGGGTGGTGTGCCGTTCAAGTCGCCCGTGATCGTGGACTGCCCGCCCGAGCCCGTCTCCTGCGAGATGAGCGAGATCTACCAGGCCGTCCAGTCCGGCCGGTTCATTGACCTCAGCTTCCCCGAGCAGGTCGCCCACGTTCGCAAGAAGACTGCCATCTACCACGCGTTCGCTCGTGACCGGGCGTTCTCTGACGCCTACATCGCGGCTGGCACGAACCTCAACGGTGGCGCTGCCCTGTTCGGTGTGTCCCGGGACACGCTCTCCAAGATCCGCTACTTGATCGCCAGTGTGCGATCGAACCGCGGCGACCAGAGCCTCCCCTTCCACGTCTGGGGGCCGGCATGGTTCAAGAACCCCGTGGCGACCGATATCGCCAAGTCGTTCACTGGGGCGACGGACCTGGGGCCCAACACCAGCGCTGCGATCGGCCGTCTCGCTCAGGACGAGGGCATCCAGATCGACACGTACTCGCACAACATTGGCGCCACGATCAACGGGTCTCCCTCGGTGCTCCCGAACGCTGCGCTGCTCGCCGACAACTCGGCGCTTCCCACCTGGCCCACCCAGGCCAGGCTCATCATCGCCCCGGTTGGTGCGATCACGCGGAACACGGCCGGCGAGCTGTCGTTCGGTGTCGAGTCCCTCGGAATGGCGACCAACGACTCGCTCACGTTCGGAGCGATCTTCGAGGCGCCCTGCGTCGTTGATCCTTCCGCCATCTTCACGCTGGACGTTCCCGTGGCCGAGCTGGGCGGCACCGGAGCGATGGTTGACGCCTCGTGA